A single window of Eucalyptus grandis isolate ANBG69807.140 chromosome 1, ASM1654582v1, whole genome shotgun sequence DNA harbors:
- the LOC108959231 gene encoding thaumatin-like protein 1, giving the protein MPAQYSASVPNLVPSAAATFTDAATFKDAATFRVVNQCTYTVWAAATPGGGRRLDRGQTWVLSVGAGTTTRRIWGRTNCSFDANGQGRCETGDCDLLLDCSSSGSPPSTVAEFNSSQNGRDILDISLVNGFNIPMQLRPTTGACRGIKCSDDINNQCPEVLKAPGGCNDPCTVFKTAQYCCNDASESCGSTAYSQFFKDRCPDAFSYPRDDPATFTCPGGTNYTVTFCP; this is encoded by the exons ATGCCGG CTCAATACTCGGCCTCCGTCCCTAATCTCGTCCCCTCTGCTGCAGCTACTTTTACAGATGCAGCTACTTTTAAAGATGCAGCTACTTTTAGGGTTGTCAATCAGTGCACATACACTGTTTGGGCCGCGGCAACACCTGGTGGCGGGCGCAGGCTTGACCGTGGCCAGACGTGGGTCCTATCTGTGGGCGCGGGCACAACCACAAGGCGCATATGGGGCCGGACCAATTGCAGCTTCGACGCCAACGGCCAGGGCCGGTGCGAGACTGGCGACTGCGACCTACTCTTGGACTGCTCAAGCTCCGGTAGCCCGCCCAGCACCGTCGCAGAGTTCAACTCGAGCCAGAACGGTCGGGACATCCTGGACATATCGCTCGTCAACGGTTTCAACATCCCCATGCAATTGAGGCCCACCACCGGTGCGTGCAGGGGGATCAAGTGCTCAGATGACATCAACAACCAGTGCCCAGAGGTGCTGAAGGCCCCTGGGGGGTGCAACGATCCGTGCACAGTGTTCAAGACCGCCCAGTATTGTTGCAACGATGCGTCCGAGAGCTGTGGCTCCACTGCTTACTCCCAATTTTTCAAGGATAGGTGCCCGGATGCTTTTAGCTACCCACGAGATGATCCAGCAACCTTCACTTGCCCAGGTGGTACCAACTATACGGTCACATTTTGCCCATAA